The following nucleotide sequence is from Alphaproteobacteria bacterium.
TTTAACCTACAAAGAACTTTATGATTTAACTTCTGAGCTTGTTCAAATGATGCAAGAGATGGGATTAAAAGCAGGCGACAGAATTGCGGCTTTTACAGCTAACACGCCTGAAACTGTGGCTGCTATGTTGGCAACCAGCGCCTTAGGATGTATCTGGTCATCATGTTCCCCTGATTTTGGGGTTAAAGGTGTTATTGATCGCTTTGGTCAAATTCAACCCAAATTACTTTTTTGTACGGATGGATATTTTTATAATGGCAAATCCTTTAATAGTTTAGACAAAGTACAAGAATTTATCAAAGAATTACCAACTGTCGAAAAGGTTATTGTTTTACCCTATCTTGAAAACTCCCCTCTTCCCAAATTAAACAAACCTATCCGTACCTTAAAGGAAATTACAACCACCTATAAACCTGGGACCATTTCATTTGCAAAATTGCCCTTTAACCATCCCCTTTACATTATGTTTACATCAGGTACAACAGGTGTACCTAAATGTATTATTCATGGTGCGGGTGGAACTTTGCTTCAACATTTAAAGGAACACCAGCTTCATTGTGATATCAAAAAAAATGACCGTATGTTTTATTTTACAACATGCAGTTGGATGATGTGGAACTGGTTAATTAGTGGTCTTGCCTCAAACGCATCCTTAATGCTTTATGATGGGTCCCCATTTTATTTAGATGGCAAAATTCTTTTTGATTATGCAGAACAAGAACAATGCACCTTTTTTGGAACATCCGCCAAATTTATTGATGCCTGTCACAAAGCACATTTAAATCCTATAGAAACACATAATTTATCTAACTTAAAAACCATTACATCAACGGGATCCCCCTTGTCACCTGATGGGTTTGAATATGTTTATACCCACATTAAAAAAGATGTCCTTCTTTCTTCTATTTCGGGAGGGACAGATATCATATCATGTTTTGTTTTAGGCAACCCCACAAATGCTGTTTGGCCAGGTCAAATCCAAGCCAAAGGTTTAGGGATGAGCGTTGAAATATGGAACGACCAAGGCCAACCTGTTGTTGAAAAGAAAGGGGAATTGGTTTGCACAAAACCTTTTCCATCTATGCCCCTTGGATTTTGGAATGATCCCTTGGCTCAACGATACCATGATGCTTATTTTAAAAAATTTCCCAATATTTGGTATCATGGGGACTATGCCGAAATTACCAAAGAAGGCGGTATTATTATTCATGGAAGATCG
It contains:
- a CDS encoding acetoacetate--CoA ligase, which gives rise to MKPLWAPSSQRIATSNMAAFINVLNAKGHNLSTTNYDHIHQWSIEHPEQFWHSIWNFCDVIGEHHEKDPVLINKDQMPGAVFFPKARLNFAENLLRRRDTEPALFFWGENQVRRSLTYKELYDLTSELVQMMQEMGLKAGDRIAAFTANTPETVAAMLATSALGCIWSSCSPDFGVKGVIDRFGQIQPKLLFCTDGYFYNGKSFNSLDKVQEFIKELPTVEKVIVLPYLENSPLPKLNKPIRTLKEITTTYKPGTISFAKLPFNHPLYIMFTSGTTGVPKCIIHGAGGTLLQHLKEHQLHCDIKKNDRMFYFTTCSWMMWNWLISGLASNASLMLYDGSPFYLDGKILFDYAEQEQCTFFGTSAKFIDACHKAHLNPIETHNLSNLKTITSTGSPLSPDGFEYVYTHIKKDVLLSSISGGTDIISCFVLGNPTNAVWPGQIQAKGLGMSVEIWNDQGQPVVEKKGELVCTKPFPSMPLGFWNDPLAQRYHDAYFKKFPNIWYHGDYAEITKEGGIIIHGRSDAVLNPGGVRIGTAEIYREVEQLEEIEESLVIGQDWQNDVRVILFLKLRQGLTLDEKLENKIKQQIKTNTTPRHVPAKIIQIQDIPKTKNGKIVELAVRDVIAGLPIKNKEALANPDALDFYRNLAQLQS